The Hypanus sabinus isolate sHypSab1 chromosome 2, sHypSab1.hap1, whole genome shotgun sequence DNA segment ttgATGCATAAATCCAGAGGAAGTGTATAGGCATCGGTAGTGGagtggttaaccaatagaaggcagagagatggtataaatgggtgtttctccggttggcagtaaGTGTTGAGTGGgtttccgcaggggtcggtgctggacaCGCAGCTGATTTGGAAggagggactgagtgtagcgtagcaaaaatTGACGATGACACTAAACTGTGTGGataagcaaattgtacagagtatgtggagagaatgcagagggatATAAATATCTTAAGTGAGTGCGCCAAagtctggcagatggaaaacaatgttgataaatgcgagatcatccacattggaaggaataatagaagaacagattattatttaaatggtggaaGACTGCAGTaggctgttgtgcagagggacttggaagtacttatgcatgaattgcaaaaaagTTGCCTTGCAGGTATAACAGGTTATTAAGCAGGCAAACAAAATGTTGGCCCTCATTGCTAGTGGGATTTAATTCAAGGGcaaggaggtcatgctgcaactatacagcgTAATGTTGacgccacatctggagtactgtgtgcagttctgttgtccatacttgaggaaggatatactgcctTTGCAGGCAGCGCAGAAGAGTTTCAGCTGGTTGATTCCAGAGAggaaggggttagactatgaggactGATTGAGTCGCCTAGGACTATactgtctggaattcagaagaatgagagtggcTGTTATAGAAACATACGACAttttgaaaaggatagataagatagaagtaagaaagttgtttccattggcagGTGACACTAGAATTTCATGTCATTGCCTCAAGAATTGggagagaagatttaggacggagatgcgAATAAGCTGTCTTTTCTCcccagaatgtggtgaatctatggaattttcgGCCCAGGGAAGCTGTTGAAGCTTCTTcagcaaatatatttaagaacCAGTTAGATAGcattttacatagtaggggaattaagggttatggggagaaggcatgtaGATGGAGCAGAGTTTACGGACAGaacagccatgattttattgaatggcggggtaggctcaatgggccggatgacctactcctgctcctatttcttatttcttatgtAAGCGGCAGGAAAccaatacagtccagtccagtaatcacataaatctcagcaTATGGGAAACGAGTTTTCGCTGCTTAAGAGCAGAGCTGCCATATCAACTCCGACCTTCAGCAAAGGGTGACTGCCGATCCAGGTCCTAATGCCGACGATCCGTGAATGAAAGCGTTATTCCAGCAGCCGACTGTCTGGCGTCGAGTCATCGCTAAGCTCctctgcattcagctcaatactTCGATAGTCATGACCTCGCGTAACATCTCTGGTCAATTTCCAGAAATCAGGTTGTGTTCTCgtacctcccccaaccccactcaTCTCCGATTTTCACGAGGCAACGCCCCCACTTTTGATTCCCTAATGAACCGTTTTTTATTAATACAGCTCGTCTCTTATTGAATCCCCACCTCAGAGACACAGATCCTGTCTGATAGCCAGAGAGTGGCCACGTGGTACTCTTCAATGGCTGCCTATGCACTTTCTCCACCTGAATATCACTCATTTACCTGTGTCCTAGGCCCGAATGATCCGCAGTTCATCAAGTTCCAACTCCATCTCCTTAACATGGTCTGTTAAAAGCTACAGTTGGACCCATCTCTTGGATCTATAGTCTTTAGCGAAAATGTAGGTCCCTCTGCCTTTTGACATCCCAGAAGAGTAGCATTCCCATTATCCTGTTTGGCAATTCCACTACTTTAAGTGTGCAAGATagatgaatgaaaaaaaaaacaaataaccaaaaaaaaaactcttgAAATGGCCTCTGCATCTCCTCGACAAAAACTCGAAGAAGCCAAACCTCGATGCCTTACCCTAACACAGACCCACTCATAGAATGGCCACTCCTCTTTAATCTAATGTCATGAAATAAGTGTCACATTATACACAACCCAATGTCCCCTTGGTTACTGCAGTGCGCAAAAGAATACTGATTGTCCCCGCTCTCTTCTTTTAATTTCACCATAAATTCCAAGCACGTCACATGTATCCCAGTTAAACAACTATTTTATATTTCACCGACGTAGAAGAAAAGAATAATGCATTTCCAGACGTGTTAGTTTTTAACTGAGTCTTCGATTCAGTACACGTAAAAACAGACTTTTAGAACATTGCCGGAAGCGTAAATGCGTGAAACCTGCTGCATAATAATATCACATAAAAAGGAGCGGAACTGAAACTGCGAAGTTTCGGATCCAGAGTAATTAATCTAATGTAAAACAAAAAAAGTTACCGATGACATCAGTACTGGGTAAGTCATTGGAATGTATGTTAAAGGACTGGATACTGTATATAAGTTTTCGGATAGACAGGTACTGTTTGACGTCCTTCGgcaatattatagaatttttcagGAAGTTTCCAAGATACTTGATGCAGGGAAGAGAGGGAATGTTGTCTACAAGGCCTTCAACAAGGCACATACCAATGTCCTCTTTGGATGCTGGTGAAGAAGATTCAGGATCAGTAGTAAATTATCGTCACGGGAGAAGTCATAGGGTTGTAATGCATGATTTCGTATATGAGTCATGTGCCACAGTCACTAGTGCTTGCCCGGAATTACTTGTCATCTATCTCAACCATCCGGATGATAATGTTGTAATCGGGATCATCAAATTGTGGATGACATCTAGATTGGGGCTTGGGTATTGTGTGCCGATTTGGTCAGCTAcgtgcaggaaagatgtaaataggaTTGAAAGGTAAACTTACCAGGACATCAAAAGGCTCCTGAGGACATGGATTATAAAGAAATTTTGAAGAGGTTCATGCTGTGAACGTAGAAGTGTGAGGAGATGTTTCTTAGAGCTATACAGAATTAGGTGGGAtagagatagggtaaattcaagtAGGTTTTATGTTGCACAAAGAGGTGATATTAGACATTAaaagttaaaggtgaaagggTAAATGCTTATGGCACATATAAGTGGGATCTTCTTCTCTCAGCAATTGGTGAGCAtgtggaacaacctaccagcggAATtgttggatgcaggtttgattacaacatttaagtgaagtttggaaaTGTACGTGGATGGAGCGTGCTTGGATGTCTATGGACCATGTGCTGGCCAATGCAATTAGGGTGCATGGTAGTTCGGCACAGACCAGATAGGCCAAatgtcctttgacaaggttccgcatggaacgttagttaggaaggttcaatcgttaggtattaatattgatgtagtaaaatggattcaactgtAGCTAgatgggaggtgccagagagcagtggtggataactgtttgtcagtttggaggccggtgactagtggtgtgcctcagggagctgtattgggtccaatgttgtttgtcatataaattaatgatctggatgatggcgtggtaaattggattagtgagtatgcagatgatactaatataggtggcgttgtggataatgaagtagatttacaaagcttgcagagagatttaggctagtTCGAAGAGTGGCCTGGACGAtagaagatggagtttaatgctgataaatgtgaggtgctaaaTTTTCGTAGGTTTAATCCAAATTGGACATACATCATAAATGGTAGGGCTTTGCAAaacgcagtagaacagagtgatctaggaaaaatggtgcatagttccctgaaggtggaatctcaggtggattgggtggcgaagaaagcttttggtatgctgacctttttaaatcagagcattgagtacaggagttgggatgaaatgttaaaattgtacaaggtattgttaaggccgaatttggagtattatgtacagttctggtcaccgaattataggaaagatatcaactaaatagagagagtacagagaagatttaccagaatgttacctgggtttcagcacctaagttacagggaaaggctgaacaagttaggtatttattatttggagagtagaaggttgagggggaacttgatagtgGTATTtcaaataatgagggggataaatcgagttgacgtggataggattTTCCTATTAAGGGTAGGGggattcaaacaggaggacatgatttgagagctgTGGAGctaaagtttaagggtagcaccGGGGagaatttatttattcagagagtggtagctgtgtggaatgagtttccagtagaagtgatagtgGCAGGTTCgggattgtcatttaaagtacaattggataggtatttggacagcaaagtaatggagggctatgggctgagtaCTGGCCACTGGgaataggtgagtgtaagcgtcggcacggaatagaagggctgagatggcctatttccgttctgtgattattatatggttatatgtcctATTTCTGTGTTGCACTGTTCTGTGACCCAGTGCCTCCTTGAATCCGCAAAGCCAATATGTCATTAAACATCACTGTTTTAAGATTAGCAGATGTTGCTGTGGTAAGAGAAATATCATGTAGAGTCACACAAGCCCACTGTAATAAAATATTAGCCTATTCGTTACTTTGAGCCCGTCACGGCATTCAGTCTGTTCATAGCTGATGTACTCTGGCCTCTAATCCGATTTTCTGCCATTTCTGCTTTATCCTCAATTCAAATATATATCTGACCCCATCTTTGGAATAATTCGTGATCTGGCCATTAGCACCCTCGGGGCAGGGAATTCCAGATATTCACACACATCTCAGGAGAAGACAGGCTACGCTTCTCAGTTTGAATGATGAGCATCTTACCTTACGACGTTATCCCCTTGTTGGATACTCTTCAAATGCTCACCCAATCTGAAAATTTACATTCAGAGCCTATTTCTCTTGATAAGGTAATTTTCCTTCTCTTAAGCTCCTAGGAAAGCAGATGGAAATGATAGCATGGTACTTTGCTTTACGCTGGAGAATGCTCAGCAGCATCTATTTCTACAATTCACCCACCGATAGAAGCGATGGACAGATGACACAACAGCCACAGTTCTACACACCCTATTTACACAGCTGGGGAGAAGGATTGTAAAGTGAGAATACTGCTTCTGCACTacatttcagcattcaatagcATATTTCCGGCCAGGCTTCATAAGAagttcagagacctcggccttttGCAGCTAGATCCTGAACATTctttcagatcaccagcaggtaaTACGAGTAAGGTCAACACTGCCCCCTGACCATCAACATAGGAGCTCTTTAGGCCTGTCTTCTCAGACCCCCTCTGTATACCCATGTCTGTGTcgtcacccacagctccaatctgttaattaaatttgttgCCGTACTGCAGAAAAATCATCGTGCATTATCTAGGACATTTACACAGGCAGGTGCACGCGAAGTGTCCGAAGGATTATTGGGGAGCGAATCAGCCCGCCTGTGACCTGTTCCAGTTGCCATCATCAAGGAAACAGTAGTGAAGCACTAAAGCCAGGACCACTAGGCTCCGGGGCAGCATCctccaccaggacatcagactgTTAAGTTCACGCTGATACAGTTGTATTTCTATGGAATCTTtattgtcctgttgtacatattctttattaaaaattactataaattgcacattgcacatttagacgagACGTAACATTAAGATTTCTATTCCTCATATAGGTGAAGGATGTAAGGAATGAAGCcaattcaattaaattcaattTAAACTTAAGCATGCAAATATTTTCCATTTCACCAGCGTAGATATATGGGAAATGATGGTCATACCGTATTTCCAGACGTGCTAAAGCTGATTTCCTTGACATTTAGCATTAGTTCGTGACCTGGCGGAGCCGAACCGTCATAATATCCGACGTTTACAATGTCGACGCTCCCCTTTAAGTTTGTTTGTAAGTTCACGAAATCGTATCTTGGCACTGGATCACCATTTTCATCAAAATATACGGTTTCTCCCGTCTTTGCTGTGAAATTCACAGTGCGGAGGTAGTGCAGCAactggggatggggtgggggtcgAGGGGGGGAAGTAAACAAGGGAGACTATTATTTAAGCGGGGCGTGCCGATTCTGAAACGTAATTATTGAGATACACATTTTCTGTAAAGTGAGTGACAAAAATGTGTTGCATGATAAGTAGCACATAAAGAAGATATCTATATTTGAGACTGCAGATGATCGGGAGTAAAAAAATCCTGAAGTAACAGGCAACAGGAAGTCCGGCGAGTTGTCCTCAAAAGTTTACGTTGCATTTGTAGCTGGGACTGGGTCGACCTTCCAGTTACATCCGCAGATGGTACCTGACccgcggagttcctccagcagtttgttaatCGGCATTGATATTGGAGGAAGGCAGAAATATACCGAGGAAATTTCTCAGGAGTCTGGAGGTTGACTAAGGAATTATTGTACTTGCCGTGGTTcaccaggaaaaaaaaacaggaaattaaaAAATGGTTGCAGTAGATCGAAGGTAGAAACTCAAACTCGTCCACTACACTTGCACGCCAGTTACAAATTGGAAGAAGAGCATACCGTTTCGTTGTACAGTATGTGAAAATGCACCTCTTCACCACCAGCTAAAATGCAGGAGTCATTTACAAGTGGATTTACTCTCTGGAAAGCAGCAGATTGGCACCAGAGCTCGTGTCAAATTTTATCCTTCAGCTAATATCCTCTTCAAATTATCGAAACACGATTCACACTGCTATTGGGCAATATTGCATAACTATACGTTAGCTGTTCTATTCCACACTTAACAACAGGCTGACATTTTTGCATTTGGAACCCTATtctgagaaaaaaagaaaaaagtagtTTGGACGTCACAAAAAGAATTTTTTGCCAACCCATAATCCTCCGTAGTTGATTACCCGCATATGAAAATCGAAAGATGTAAGCAGCAAACTACAAACATATCTGCCCGCGATGTAAATTAGGCGCTTACTTTGCTAAAGGAAGTACATGCCTACCTGCCAAGGCTCGAAATTTGCAATATGCGCGCatgttttattcgtaaagggaccgTCACCTTCTACACAGGTTAACAGGTCGTGGAGTGCATGAGCGATGGAGTAGACCGCTGAATATACGTGGTACGAAGTCCCGTCCATTACCGCTGGCAGGTAGCTATTTTGTATCCCTTCCATCTGTTCATTTCCAGTGCATTGCCGAACGTGACCAGGCGAGTTCCCTGGTCGTGTGCCGTTGTCCGTGATAAAGGAACAGGCGAATAAAGTCTCCCAAAACTCTGTCACCAACATGTTACCACTAAAACTTGAAGGATGAACGTTGTGAAGATAATCTCTGAGGTCACTTATCTCTATCCTTCGGGTAGCTGGACCAATTGTCCCGGTAAGATAGATCGCCCTTTCTTTAGCCGGAAGAAAATTTCTTGTAACCCACGCCTCACTTCCAATCCATTGTATGCCGGTTACATTTTGTCGCCAAATCTCATTCAACAAAATTCGCATATCACCACCATGGACAAAAGCCACTACCACTTTAGTAGACGCCTGCTTAATCACCTGGACAATTTTACTGATTTTTTCAGGCGGGTCGGTCCTGTAAAAGGACTCAGAGTAGGCAATGCAAACTCCAAACTTTTCCACATGTTCCACAAATCCTTGCATTCCGAAATTACCATAATCCGTGTTACTTCTAATAGTTCCAATCCAAGTCCAGCCAAATGTTCTTACTAGGTCTGCAAGGAGTTTAGACTGGTATTGGTCGCCGGGGATGGTTCTGAAAAACGTCGGGTATTCTCGCTTATCGCTGAGGCAGGAGCAGGTGGAATAGTAACTAACCTGCAGAGAAGTGAAAGTGATGAATACCTCGATCCGGTTTTTAACTGTATATGACCGATGTAACTCTAGTGGTTGGTTTTAATCCTTTTCTGTTGTACATAACTCAATGTAGAATACACAACATGAAGACTAGACAAAAATATATAATCAGGATAACGGACGTAATTTTCAACGCATCATAAGCTACTTATTGTTTTGGTAATAAAGCTCTGGTTAGGCACAACAGAaccattgcattcaattctggcgCTCGATTATAGGAACCAGATCGAGGCTAAGGAGGAGGTGCATGAGAGGtataatggatgctgtctggattatagGATATCTGCTGTGAGGAAAGTCTGGGTaaacttatttttttttacatatagtGGCTGAATATTAGGAGAGACCTGTTAGAAAGTTATGAGAGACAACCGGTATGTTCCTTCCAAGGTTAAAATATCCAATGTCAGATTACCTGCATTTAGGTTGAGTGGGGTTATGTTTAAAATAGCTTTGCCGAGCATTTGCTTTACCCAGAGTGTGGATGTTCCTGCATCTTGCTGTCAGGGATAGTGGCATATGCAAATACGACACAAACGTTTAAGACACTCTTTGGCACACACTGTACACAGACTGGAGTGACCCTGACAATGTGGACAAAAGGGACTAGTTTAATTACTCCTTTAATTATTGGTGTAAGCAGTTCGGCAGAACATTTTTGGGATAAAGGGTTTGATTTTGAGCTGTACTCTGTACTATGTACTATGTTCTAAAATTTGGTTGTTTTACGAAGGTGATTGGCGCATCATTGCTTCTGGTGGAAATGTGAGGGACCTATTGTTTTTGTCCTTGGTAATAAGGAGATGGTACCGCCATGCTAAAAAATGCAATTAAATATTTGACACGTTACCAGTGGAATGCCAAAGGATCCCATTATCCTTGCCGTTACAATGGAGCTTGTAGACATATCGCATCCAACAATGGCAGCGACGTTGGAAGAGCCTCTGCATTCAAGGTGTTCAACTGATTCCTCTTCCCCGTTGATCAAAGTAAGAGCAGCGTTCGAGGCGATCGCGGAGGACGAGCAGTCATCGTGGATCTGATATCCGAGAGCGATTCCCGGGAGGAGTTTCGCATTCTGGTTTATTTCTTCAATGGCAAAAATCATTGTCTGTGCCAGTCGGAAGCTTTCAAATTCAAAACTGTGGAATAAATGTAAACGAGGTGATAAAGGTCGACAGATTCGTAATTCAACAAGATATTACGTCAAAGACTTAAAATGTAATTGTTTTCTGGTTGCCCATTAAGGGCGCTCAGAACACTGACCTCTGACCAGGATTCACACTGCTTATTGATCATTTCCTCAACTACCAGCTTAACAAACCAGACACGCTTCATTTCGTAGTAAATAGGAGTCAACGCATCCCACAAGGGAGCTTCGAGACGAATCATATTTCTGGTCATGCACAGCTGACCTCCGAGGTTCTTGAAAAACTAGGAAAAAGAATCACGCAAATACTATTGGAGGAACTCGGTAATTCTGGATATGTCtgcggagggaaatgaacagttacgTTTTGGGCTGGAACCTTTCATAGGATCGAGAAAGGTCAGCTGCAGTATTTCACATGTGCCCAGTGCTGCAAGCCAGCATTCTCTCAAATCATGAAGTGCCTGCTCCCAAAACTGGACTCTTTAATTATCCCCCATAGATGATGCTTCAAACGCTGAGTTCCAACagagttttctttttttgtttgtttttctcaaTATTTTCAGCTTCGATTGAATCTCCTGAGTCAATGTAACCTGGATGGATTGTGTTAAGGCAATACGATGTTTTGTGGTCGCTCTACAATAATCAACGTCATTTCATTGTCAGAGGATGGTCAGAATCTTCCTTCAGTGGTTTTATATTATGGTGGCGCTGAACACAATTCACATGGAAGCATGTAGTAATTGAAAGTGTGGTTGGGCTGACACATAATACATCATAGGATAAACGTGCTTAGCAATTTTCCGTGATTTCCCACAATAGTTCAGAAATTAGTTCTGCATGATTTAACGTCAATGTAAATACACATATAACATTGCATAGTTCAGGACCGTCGGCTAAAGGAGAGGTGCCGAACTAATTGTAATGGTTTTACATGCCCTATTGACCCAGTCCTCTGTGTCTGTCCCATTACACAACCATATCCATTGTTCATATAACTCGACAGAATCCAAAGAATGTCACTGTCCCATTTCACACCCACCTCCATTATACGCCTAGCGCTGCAGAATGCAAAATAAGGTTGTTATACGTCGTCAACGGATGGCGAGAGGAATCTCTACCAGTGACCTGTTTGTGAAGCGACGTCCAATTTACGGTGGCGAGCCAAGTTCTCACACAGCAGGCGATTACGCCCATCTGGAGAATCAGATAAATCCATCATAACAGACTTAACTGAAATTTTCTGGTAAGCGAGTTCGACATAAAATCACGACGATAAACTGGAGAGGATTTATAATTGGTCGAGAAGATCGAGTGACGCCAATGGGAAAGATGCTCCGACTGATTATTGGCAATACTACTGTAGAGCGGAGTTCTTTTCCCCAGCTTTGCTATTGAACATGCACGCAACTTTGTATGACCTGTGTAAAAAGCACCAGTGGTCTGTCTCTCTGTACTTGAAGACATTTCATCGGAGTACCCTCTTCTAAATTGAAATTTAAAGAGAATGCAGAAGCTGTATCGCAAAGCCCAAAACACCCCAGGCAGCCGTGACCAAATAAGTAAGCAAAAATATGCCTCGTGAGATGCCAACGAATATATTTAAAACGCTGCCTGATGTCCTGATAAGTGAGGGCTTTAATTTTAAAGGAAAAATACGTAAGAGCTACTAGAGGAACTGACGGTATCAGGTGGGATGTGGTCTTGGTGCATTTGTCCATCCGAAATATCGTCAGTCATTTTTTCTTATTCATATCCTGcctgttccttcagcagtttcttGAGATTAACTGGTAACTCCATCACCTGACGCCGCTCGCTTCTTCACTGGATTAATGTCTCCATTGGAATACCCAACTTCTCTCATAGAATACTCAACACCCAATATGTAGCCGCACAGTGGACAGCCATTAACTAATGCAGAATGAAGCATGTTAGTCACGTTTGAATCGGCACATTGTCTTATGTGACTACACAATTCCTAAAATAGGCATAGTGCTATCTCATCAACCACGTCCTTCAGAGGACGTACACCTGCAGCTCTCTTTTTGTTATATCATTGAGCTGGAAGCCAGACCAGGTTATGTTGTTCAACACAAACATATGGGAAGTAAAGTAACATATACTTTTTTATTCAAAGCTGGGTTTTTTCAAGCCACGATTTTTTTAATCGTACAGTGACATCAGAGGTGCTGAATAATAGACTTATGTTTGTGAAGACTCATGAAAAATTCAATTCGCTCATTCCACATTGAAGTGTAATCGTAAAATGATTATTCCACTAGCTGTGGTGTAGCAATAAAGGATAATGATAAGAGTACACAAAATTATTAGAATATAATTTGCTGTCGAAGTGAAAGATCTGTTCAATGCATAATAGCGATTTCTATTCAAAGCAGTGCTGACCAAGCGTCGGTTTACAAGAGGCAAACTCACCTTTTGCATCTCGGGCTCTTCGGGGTAAAAGCATATGTATGGAAATCGTTAATCGGATCCAAATGTATGGTGAATATTCCGCCAAGGACGATATCACCATCCTTGGCTAAGTGAGGCAAACTGGTTTTTGCTCGACGCTTGCAGAGTGTCCCATGTGTTTCGGGATTAGCGGCGAGGAACACAAAAAGCAGAAGCAGACTCATTGCGCTGTTGCAGGGATGTGTCACGGCGAGTAGAATATCGTggatttatatttattccaacatGATCTGTAGACGTCCCAAAGCGGTTTAAAACCGCAGCCACTCTTGTAATATTTAGGTTTCcgatgatgatgatgttgtaCCTGAGGGACTCAAGTATTAAAGTCAACACATCTGACTAATACCTTGGGAATTTCACAAAAAAATACATGTAATGGAAGCAGAGAAATGTGCATGCCCAGCAGGGTGTATGCACTTTCAAATGAAATAAGAACGAACGCAAAAGAACGTGAATGTTTTATACTGCTAATAATTGACAGCAGGTATGTAATTTAGACATTCTCAACTGGTCCCACAATGACTGGCAGAAATCAATTCTAATTTAAATAACAAATGCAGAAAACAATTATAGCTGGAGACATCAATGCCCAGGAGAACAATACAAAATGATATAGGCAGCTATGGGTACAGCCTAGTCAATCAGAGGTAAAATCCTATCCTTCATTGAATACACCTACGTGCAAAACTGACATAAGACAGCACCATCTGGATCACCCCACTgaccaggacatgttctcttctctttTGGACATACGCTAGAGAAACATTCGGCCTCCGGAGTTTCACGAAAGTTTATTATCCCCTAATAATCCGATGTCCGAACCACCGTGACTAACCTCATGCATCACTACGGTGAACTTATACTGCGACCTACAGTTCTGCTTGCAGGGCCTCTTTACAGCTTATATTTTCGGTATTATTATGTATAATACCCTGGTTCATATTATTTTACTGTTATGCTatatgacagacagacaggcataatttattgatcccgagggaaattgggtttcgttact contains these protein-coding regions:
- the LOC132403055 gene encoding extracellular calcium-sensing receptor-like, translated to MIFAIEEINQNAKLLPGIALGYQIHDDCSSSAIASNAALTLINGEEESVEHLECRGSSNVAAIVGCDMSTSSIVTARIMGSFGIPLVSYYSTCSCLSDKREYPTFFRTIPGDQYQSKLLADLVRTFGWTWIGTIRSNTDYGNFGMQGFVEHVEKFGVCIAYSESFYRTDPPEKISKIVQVIKQASTKVVVAFVHGGDMRILLNEIWRQNVTGIQWIGSEAWVTRNFLPAKERAIYLTGTIGPATRRIEISDLRDYLHNVHPSSFSGNMLVTEFWETLFACSFITDNGTRPGNSPGHVRQCTGNEQMEGIQNSYLPAVMDGTSYHVYSAVYSIAHALHDLLTCVEAKTGETVYFDENGDPVPRYDFVNLQTNLKGSVDIVNVGYYDGSAPPGHELMLNVKEISFSTSGNTIPRAVCSEPCLPGTRKVGRKGQPVCCFTCAKCADGEISNATDSTDCIKCPLEYWNNQAKTECVLKRVEFLSFGGILGVILVTLDLIGVCFTLGAAAIFYRYRETAMVKANNSELSFLLLLALLLCFICSLTFIGEPSIWSCMLRRTTFGILFVLCISCILGKTVLVVIAFKANQPNSSVMNWFGPVQQRLGVFLLTILQVLVCVVWLSVSPPYPLKNMSHYRDIIILECNVGSLTAFYLVSVYIALLSIVCLVLAFLARKLPDSFNDAKYITFSMLIFCAVWITFIPAYVSSPGKYTVAVEVFAIWASCFGMLACIFAPKCYIILFKPEINTKKHLMSKGTSL